TAGAGCAATACTGTGACAAATATGTCTTGACCTACAACGGTATAGATGTCGATGGCTCTATCACCTATGGAGGCTACTCATCTTTAATGGTCTGTGACCAGAAGTAAGTCAACTTCCTACAACTGATAAATTCATTATTAACACATCTTTAGGGTTCCAATTCATAATAATAGGGTTTCTAAACAAGCCAAAACTCCTTAAACTTGTGGGATTTGTGAGATGTTTCCAGGTTTGTAATTAAAGTGCCCGAGAGCCTGCCATTTGATGCGGCTGCCCCATTGTTATGCGCTGGAATAACTGTTTACAGCCCCATGAAGTATTTTGGAATGACAGAGAAAGGAAGTCGGTTAGGCGTAGTGGGGCTTGGTGGTCTTGGTCATATGGCGGTTAAATTTGGCAAAGCATTTGGTCTGCATGTGACCGTCATCAGTACATccccaaacaaagaaaaagaagccAAAGAGGTTTTGGGGGCTGATGATTTCCTTATCAGCAAAGATGCGAAACAGATGAAGGACGCAGCTAAATCGCTGGATTATATAATTGATACTGTCTCAGCCGATCATCCCCTGCCGCCATTGCTCAATTTGCTCAAAGTCAATGGAAAGCTTGTTGTAGTTGGCGTTCCTGATAAACCTCTACAATTTCCTGCTCCCAGTGTTATATTTGGTAAGTTAATTCCCTCCTATAGTGGCAAAATGGCAATATTAACAACTTCAAATATGTATTGTATATAATGCAGTAGGTCTGCACGTTATGGACATTATTTTCAGTTTTCGTGTTACCCAGTTGGATTGAAATTTGTTTTTATGGTTGTTTTAGGGCGGAGATTAGTTGCAGGTAGCTTAATTGGTGGAATTAAGGAAACGCAGGAGATGATGGACTTCTGTGCAGAGCACAACATTTCATGCAGCATAGAAAAGATATCTATTGATTATGTCAACACAGCAATGGAAAGGCTGGAGAAGGGAGATGTTAAATATCGATTTGTTATTGACAATACTGAGAGTTTTAAGGTTTAAACCATAAGAAGATTCCATTTAGTTTTTGAAGTAATCGGATTTAGTCCGAGAAGATTcgatttaaaaaaacattaaaaaatgttgagAAAGAGACTTAATCCCGAtcccctaaaaaaaaaaaaaccaagtgtaagagttttttgttttaaataattGGGATTTATGTTGTTAATTtaaatagaaatatatttacaatgttaacaatttattaatttatttgtatGTGTTGATTGAATTTTGTGtaaatgttatttattttatgTAAAGTTATAGAATGTATTTGCAgtagtgttacatcatttaccattaaTTCAAATATACCACTTCAAATTGCAACTAGTTGTACCTTCTATGCATGTCCCAATGAACTATGCTATTCACAAAATATTTTACCATTTTCCAAGTTCCAAGGGTTTCACAAATTGGCAATACATTGattaatgtttcaaatgcaatttaAATGCAGGGTTATCTTTAAGATTTTTTCTTATCTGGTTTAACCCATGTATATATATAGGCAAATTGCTATCATGGGGTAGCTCCCTTTTCATTGATGATATAGAAAAGATTACATAGCTAGTTACAAAGATTATGCATCAAAATGCGGATGGCCTCCACAACTTCTTGGAGTGTGCCATTTGCCACCTGTCAGACACCTCTTTCCCGGTCAATAATCTTTCATAGATCTTCCCAGtgtccaatatctttcataattaCTGAAATAGTCCCATCAATCGTCATTTTTGATAGGAAGTAGATAGCCTAATTTGCCTCCCGATATACATGCTTAATGGAGAAGTTATCCATGTCTGCAAGGATCTCCCTTATACTCACAACCCACTGTTGAAGTTTCTAACTTATCGCTTTGCTCGAGGATATTGCATTGATTATAATTAACGAG
The nucleotide sequence above comes from Cryptomeria japonica chromosome 11, Sugi_1.0, whole genome shotgun sequence. Encoded proteins:
- the LOC131076337 gene encoding mannitol dehydrogenase, with protein sequence MAEKGFDVQGLAARDESGVLSPFNFTRRKTEPNDVTFKIAFCGICHSDLHKLRNEWHNTLYPVVPGHEIVGTVIEVGTQVKKFGVGDRVGVGCLVRSCHNCDSCEKGVEQYCDKYVLTYNGIDVDGSITYGGYSSLMVCDQKFVIKVPESLPFDAAAPLLCAGITVYSPMKYFGMTEKGSRLGVVGLGGLGHMAVKFGKAFGLHVTVISTSPNKEKEAKEVLGADDFLISKDAKQMKDAAKSLDYIIDTVSADHPLPPLLNLLKVNGKLVVVGVPDKPLQFPAPSVIFGRRLVAGSLIGGIKETQEMMDFCAEHNISCSIEKISIDYVNTAMERLEKGDVKYRFVIDNTESFKV